The following is a genomic window from Chrysiogenia bacterium.
CTATCTCAAGGAAGTGACGCTCGAGTAGGTTTTCGGCTTCATTCTGCCCAGATTGTCGTTTTTTAACCTCTGCAGCCTTGCAAGCGGTTACGGGTTTGTTGCAGAATGCCCCGCATCCTAACTGAGTGGTCAGTATCCGTCTTCACTACTTTCAAGCAACATTGAAATCTGATAGAGTCGACCCAGGTTTGGAGATTGTTGGGCTAACAACGGGCGGGAACGTTTGGGGACGCGCGATGGCGTGAGAGGCCGGAGGTTCATTCCGGGGCCGCGCGCGCACTGTTTGACCCGCCCCACCCCGCACCGCCGGGAAGCATTGGAGTCTGGGAAGTCATGGAAGAAAAAGAATACGAACTGCTCGACCGCGTGCACACGCCGCAGGATATCAAGGACATTCGCGAGGAAGATCTCCCGCAATTTGTGGACGAGTGTCGCGACTGGCTGATTCACGCCGTCTCGAAGACCGGCGGACATCTGGCCGCCTCGCTCGGCGTTGCCGAAATTACGGTTGCCGCGCACTACGTCTTCGATTCGCCGCGCGACAAGATGATCTGGGACGTGGGTCACCAGGCCTACATCCACAAGATGCTCACCGGTCGGCGCGATCACTTCCCCTCCATCCGTCAGTGGAAGGGAATGAGCGGCTTCCTGCGCCGCGATGAATCCGAGCACGATGCCTTCGGCGCGGGCCATGGCGGCACGTCGATCTCCGCGGCGCTCGGCATGAACGAGGCCAAGCACCAGCAGGGACAGCGCCACAAGTCCATCGCCATCATCGGCGACGGATCGTTTACCTGCGGCATGGCCTTCGAAGCCATGAACCACGCCGGTCATCTGGGCCGCGACCTCATCGTCATCCTCAACGACAACGAGTGGGGCATCTCCCCCAACGTGGGCGCGGTCGGCCAGTTCCTTAATCGCAACGTCACCAGCAAGAGCTTCGTGAAGCTCAAGCGCGAGGTCAAAAAGTGGGTCGTCAACAATGCCGGCACCGAAGTCGCCCAGCGAATCGGTCGGTTTGAGGACGCGGTGAAGACCGCCTTCCTTCCGGGCTCGGCGCTCTTCGAAGCATTCGGTTTCGACTACATGGGCCCCGTTGACGGCCACGACGTCCACGAGATGGTCCGCGTTCTTCGCGCGGCCAAGGCTTCGAGCAAGCCCATCCTCATCCACGCCTACACCCAGAAGGGTCACGGCTGGGAAGTGGCCGAAGCCGATCCGCTGACCTATCACGGCCTTGGCAAGTACAACCCCGACACCGGGGAGATTCAGAAGGGCACGGCCGGCGGCCCGCCCTCCTACACGAACGTCTTTGCCCAGGCCGCCATCGAGCTGGCCGATGCCGACGAGAGCATCGT
Proteins encoded in this region:
- a CDS encoding 1-deoxy-D-xylulose-5-phosphate synthase, coding for MEEKEYELLDRVHTPQDIKDIREEDLPQFVDECRDWLIHAVSKTGGHLAASLGVAEITVAAHYVFDSPRDKMIWDVGHQAYIHKMLTGRRDHFPSIRQWKGMSGFLRRDESEHDAFGAGHGGTSISAALGMNEAKHQQGQRHKSIAIIGDGSFTCGMAFEAMNHAGHLGRDLIVILNDNEWGISPNVGAVGQFLNRNVTSKSFVKLKREVKKWVVNNAGTEVAQRIGRFEDAVKTAFLPGSALFEAFGFDYMGPVDGHDVHEMVRVLRAAKASSKPILIHAYTQKGHGWEVAEADPLTYHGLGKYNPDTGEIQKGTAGGPPSYTNVFAQAAIELADADESIVAITAAMPTGTGLNKFEQAHPKRTYDVGMCEQHGVTFAAGMAAEGMHPIVAIYSTFLQRGYDQVVHDVCLQKLPVVFAMDRAGLVGADGATHMGLYDISYMRSLPNMVVMAPKDENELRHMLKTAVYCGLPAAVRYPRGNGQGVEIEPMRELPLGKGELLEEGGDIAIIAYGTPVNFAMEAAK